One segment of Tetrapisispora phaffii CBS 4417 chromosome 1, complete genome DNA contains the following:
- the TPHA0A03140 gene encoding 60S ribosomal protein uL29 (similar to Saccharomyces cerevisiae RPL35A (YDL191W) and RPL35B (YDL136W); ancestral locus Anc_7.306), whose translation MAGVKAYELRTKSKEQLTSQLVDLKKELAELKVQKLSKPSLPKIKTVRKDIARVLTIINQQQREAVRQLYNGKKYQPKDLRAKKTRALRRALTKFEATRITEKQRKKQIAFPQRKYAIKA comes from the exons ATG GCCGGTGTTAAAGCTTACGAATTAAGAACTAAGTCCAAGGAACAATTAACCTCTCAATTGGTTGACTTGAAGAAGGAATTAGCCGAATTAAAGGTTCAAAAGTTATCTAAACCATCTTTACCAAAGATTAAGACTGTCAGAAAGGACATTGCCCGTGTCTTGACCATCATTAACCAACAACAAAGAGAAGCTGTCAGACAATTATACAACGGTAAGAAATACCAACCAAAGGATTTAAGAGCTAAGAAGACTAGAGCTTTAAGAAGAGCTTTAACCAAATTCGAAGCTACCAGAATCACTGAAaagcaaagaaaaaagCAAATTGCTTTCCCACAAAGAAAGTACGCTATTAAGGCttaa
- the TPHA0A03130 gene encoding ADP-ribosylation factor family protein (similar to Saccharomyces cerevisiae ARF2 (YDL137W) and ARF1 (YDL192W); ancestral locus Anc_7.307) encodes MGLFASKLFSNLFGNKEMRILMVGLDGAGKTTVLYKLKLGEVITTIPTIGFNVETVQYKNISFTVWDVGGQDRIRSLWRHYYRNTEGVIFVVDSNDRSRIGEAREVMQRMLNEDELRNAVWLVFANKQDLPEAMSAAEITEKLGLHSIRNRPWFIQSTCATSGEGLYEGLEWLSNNLKNQS; translated from the coding sequence ATGGGTTTATTTGCATCCAAGTTGTTCAGTAACCTTTTCGGTAACAAGGAAATGAGGATCCTTATGGTCGGTTTAGATGGTGCTGGTAAGACCACCGTTCTGTACAAGTTGAAATTAGGTGAGGTTATCACTACTATTCCAACCATTGGTTTCAATGTTGAGACTGTTCAATACAAAAACATTTCATTCACTGTCTGGGATGTGGGTGGACAAGACAGAATCAGATCTCTATGGAGACATTACTACAGAAACACCGAAGGTGTTATCTTTGTTGTCGATTCCAACGATAGATCTCGTATCGGCGAAGCCAGAGAAGTGATGCAAAGAATGTTAAATGAAGACGAATTGAGAAACGCCGTTTGGTTGGTCTTTGCTAACAAGCAAGATTTACCAGAAGCTATGTCTGCTGCCGAAATCACCGAAAAGTTGGGTTTACACTCTATCAGAAACAGACCTTGGTTCATTCAATCCACTTGTGCTACCTCTGGTGAAGGTTTATACGAAGGTTTAGAATGGTTAAGCAACAACTTAAAGAACCAATCTTAG
- the TPHA0A03110 gene encoding sugar porter family MFS transporter (similar to Saccharomyces cerevisiae SNF3 (YDL194W) and RGT2 (YDL138W); ancestral locus Anc_7.309): MSDNTDIEELEGDNISHKIKNAVSLIRKAAIHRQYGLRKRYTHKINEIRNEEKNSEIATELATYKDKDNVINSVELQSNLNYDEGIASFTSRDTINEGLFLKANKKLRTEPYVECAENAENQINFENHNLENIDSDADERSLNSSFLFFTEPAQEQSNQVSILMGIFVAVGGFLYGYDTGLINSIVDMNYVKENFTNDGFFTAKQLSIIVSFLSLGTFGGALFAPFLADVVGRKPPVIMSAAFIFLVGNTLQVAATGITLLTVGRVISGVAVGIISVVVPLYQGEASKKSLRGAIISTYQWAITWGLLVSSAVSQGTYRRNNASSYRIPIALQYIWSCTLALGMIFLPESPRFFVLQDKLDKAASSLSFLRGVPVQDSGLLEELVEIKATYDYELSFGTATFWDCFKSNKSRPKQTLRMFTGIAINAFQQFSGINFIFYYGVNFFSRSGIPNSYRISFITYAVNVAFNVPGMFLVDYSGRRTLLIYGGIVMAVSNFVIAGVGTAVDTIVADKVMVAFICLFIASFACTWGSTVWVISAELYPLGVRSKCMSICAASNWLVNFICAFITPYIVDIDGHTSFVGPKIFFLWGGLNTIGLLIAYFTVYETKGLTLEEINELFEVCPSPRMSKEYNANMRNKRIKAEEERRRNYEIQMNRSSGFISNQVGNIEEPNGLDGVNFNNPISEYTSTYTDDMTKMGSSTVSKTRFQTHLATTSTSTNTEYDHTKSSYFDLGNGLGLNTHNHGPPSLPSDSENSDDDDDIENRYEIDNNGYNTSTNTTFYTSEDEGSEHARVDNFIVQLVNNTGTPTSPHP, encoded by the coding sequence ATGAGCGACAATACAGACATTGAAGAGCTGGAAGGTGATAATATATCacataaaataaagaacGCAGTCAGCTTGATACGAAAGGCTGCTATTCATCGACAGTATGGTTTGAGAAAAAGATATACGCATAAAATAAACGAAATACgaaatgaagaaaaaaatagtGAAATAGCAACTGAATTGGCTACGTATAAAGATAAGGATAATGTAATCAATTCAGTTGAGCTACAAAGCAATTTAAATTATGATGAAGGAATAGCTTCATTTACTAGTAGGGATACTATTAATGAAGGTTTATTCTTAAAAGCAAATAAAAAACTGAGAACTGAACCTTATGTTGAGTGTGCAGAAAATGCagaaaatcaaataaattttgagaatcataatttggaaaatatagATTCTGATGCAGATGAAAGATCATTAAATagttcttttttattttttacaGAACCTGCACAAGAGCAATCAAATCAAGTCTCTATACTGATGGGTATATTTGTGGCTGTTGGTGGGTTTTTGTATGGATATGATACGGGGTTGATTAATAGTATTGTTGATATGAATTATGTCAAGGAAAACTTTACAAATGATGGGTTCTTCACTGCAAAACAATTATCTATTATAGTTTCATTCTTATCTCTGGGTACTTTTGGAGGTGCTTTATTTGCACCATTCTTAGCTGATGTAGTAGGGAGGAAACCTCCTGTTATCATGAGCGCTGCATTTATATTCTTGGTTGGAAACACATTGCAGGTTGCAGCCACAGGCATTACACTATTAACTGTTGGAAGAGTCATCTCAGGGGTAGCTGTTGGGATTATATCTGTTGTAGTCCCATTATATCAAGGTGAAGCGTCAAAAAAATCCTTAAGAGGTGCAATTATTTCTACGTACCAATGGGCAATCACTTGGGGTCTATTAGTTTCAAGTGCTGTTTCACAGGGTACATATAGAAGAAACAATGCTTCATCATATAGAATTCCAATTGCTTTGCAGTATATTTGGTCATGTACATTAGCTCTAGgtatgatatttttaccTGAGAGTCCGAgattttttgttcttcagGATAAATTAGATAAAGCTGCTAGTTCACTGTCATTTTTAAGAGGCGTTCCAGTTCAAGATTCTGGTCTTCTTGAAGAGTTAGTTGAAATAAAAGCTACATATGATTATGAGCTTTCTTTTGGGACAGCCACATTCTGGGATTGTTttaaatctaataaaaGTAGACCTAAGCAAACCCTTCGAATGTTCACAGGGATTGCTATCAATGCATTCCAACAATTTTCTGgaatcaattttatattctattATGGTGTAAATTTTTTCTCAAGAAGTGGTATCCCAAACAGTTATAgaatatcatttataaCATATGCTGTTAACGTCGCATTCAATGTTCCTGGTATGTTCTTAGTTGATTATTCAGGTAGACGTACTTTGTTAATATATGGGGGCATTGTAATGGCGGTAAGTAATTTTGTTATCGCTGGTGTTGGTACTGCTGTTGATACAATTGTTGCCGATAAAGTGATGGTTGCATTTATTTGTCTATTTATTGCGTCCTTCGCATGTACATGGGGGAGTACTGTTTGGGTTATCTCTGCTGAACTCTATCCATTAGGTGTTAGATCAAAGTGTATGTCTATATGTGCAGCATCAAACTGGCTGGTAAACTTCATTTGTGCTTTCATTACGCCGTACATTGTTGATATAGACGGACATACTTCTTTTGTTGGACCCAagatttttttcttatgGGGTGGATTAAACACAATTGGTCTTCTAATTGCATATTTCACGGTATATGAAACCAAGGGATTAACTTTAGAAGagatcaatgaattatttgaagtttGTCCTAGCCCTAGAATGTCCAAAGAATATAATGCAAACATGCgcaataaaagaattaaagcagaagaagaaagaagaagaaattatgAAATACAAATGAATAGAAGCTCTGGTTTTATTAGCAATCAAGTAGGGAACATCGAGGAACCGAACGGACTCGACGGCGTGAATTTCAACAATCCAATCAGTGAATACACAAGCACATACACTGATGACATGACGAAAATGGGCAGCAGTACAGTTTCTAAAACAAGATTCCAAACCCATTTAGCGACAACTTCCACGTCTACTAATACGGAATACGATCACACTAAGAGCAGTTACTTTGACTTAGGTAATGGATTAGGATTAAATACACACAACCACGGACCACCGTCATTGCCTTCAGACTCTGAAAACAGCgatgacgatgatgacATTGAAAACAGATACGAAATAGATAACAATGGATACAACACTAGTACTAACACCACCTTTTACACCTCCGAGGATGAAGGGAGTGAACATGCAAGAGTTGACAATTTTATTGTTCAGCTTGTAAACAACACAGGGACGCCAACATCGCCCCATCCatag